The stretch of DNA CTTCCGCCTCTCCGCCCGGCACCGGCGCCTACGCGCTCCCGTGACGCCAGCACGCTGCAGGTAGCCCGGCCAATCCGGAGGCGATGCCGGAAGCGGAGGCGGGAGAGGGGGAGGTCGCGCATGCGTACGGCACAGCGGCCGCCGGCGGGTGCGGTAACTCCGTCGTCAGGGAAGCGGTCGGCGGTAGCGGCCGAGGTGAAGGGCGGGTGGGACCGGAGCTCCTGGGAGCGGCGGGGCCTGCCGGGCGGGAGTCGCCCCGCCCGTTCCAACGTCCCTGGCCGTCCCAGCGGCGCGTTGGGGCTCGTCTCCCTCCGCCCAGGCCGCCTTTCGTAAGGCCGCGGCTCGCCTCCGCCGGCAGAAGGGCCGGTAGTCGGCCGCAGCCGCTGGAGGAGCTcggcggggctggcggggcgcAGAGGTGCCTGGACTGCACGCAGGGGTGAGGGGAGGCGACTTCAGTTTTTACAGCTCAGTGCCACAGCTGAGCGGGCCCtgctgccccggcccggccctgtGCGCCTCTCTCCAAGCCCCCGGCCTCTGGGCCTAATAGCGCTGCTGGTCCGGGGGAGGTGAGCTGTCTTGAAGGGTCAATGAGTTCAACCAAGGcgttgtttctttttctttcagatttcctCTGTTTACGTGTGTAACCCAAAGCAAGAGTTGTTCTTGTCACCTCTTCCTGTCAGTGTTTGTGCGAGAGCTGAGAAGATGGTGAATGTTCTGAAAGGTGTTCTGATTGAATGGTTAGTAACAGCACTTATTGCTTCTCGTTGTGTCAAAGTACTTATTTCTTTAGAGCTGGTAATATTCTAAGTAACTTAAGAgtctagacaaaaaaaaataattgtgaggAGGGATGATGCTGAACAAGCAGACAAGAGGAAAGTATGGCCTtttgggaagaaggaaagaggcaGTTGTAGGTAATCCTAATTTCAAACTAACTTTTCAAGATATTGTTTTCTACTTATGCTTAGCTATTAGATGTTCCCTCTTGTTCTTTATATTGCTTACAAATAatggggtttgttgttgttgtttgtgaGCAATGTATATCTTTACTGATTCTAGAGGGAGGTGAGAtaatctttcatcttttctttcctgtcttttttcatCAGTTCCAGTCCAAATTCTGTTCAAGGCTGACATGTGGCTCTGTTTGTAGATCATACTTGAAAGGAGTATGCTTGTAGTTTGTAAAAGTAAGCTTTTGATGTATGTGCAGTAAACATGTTTTCATACAGTCTGAAGTCTCTAGACTAAGAATCAGATAACTGGTTACCTCCAAAGTGAAAAGAAGCATCAGTCAAGATTTGTGGGGTCATTGCATAGCATTATACGACATATAAAATTTCTGTTGTACACTTAGATTGTAAACATATTAACAGATTATAAGtacacaaaagcagaagaacCTTCAACCTCTGTGATGTGCCTGCATATAGCCGTGATCTTGCAGCAGCTAACTTCTGAGCTGGCTGGATGCTATCCAGCTGAAGTCTGGATGTCTAATGGCTATGTGCGAGCAGTTCAGAGTCTAAACTCTGCTATAACAAAAAGCCTGTCTTCTCAGATTTGGCTCCCTGGTAGTACCTGAAGCACAAGAAATTGCATGCCTGCAGCTGACTGTGATGATGCCCAGAGTAGAATTGTTGACTGACAAGACAAGAAGTTCTAAAATCTCAAGCAgttagcaaaatattttactttgtaccttatgtatttattttacacatACCTAAAGATCCTTGTGTTTTTATTCAGCTCTGTGGCCACATCCCACTTAGTATTAGCATGGAACTTAATCATTCTCCCTGGAAGGGAATTTTCTGTCTGATAACAAATCTACAGCATTTGTTATGCCATCAGATGTTTTCAACAGCTCCGTGGGAAACTGACCTTTGAGTTGGTTTTGCTAGCTCTTggtgatttggttttgtttgttttctccccaCCTTTGCGTAAGGGTAGCCTATGATTGGGCACAAAATTCCATCCTAGAAGAAGATGCAGAATTACTATAAACCTGTCCTCTTGTTTACGCTTCAGATACAAGTTTTTTACAACCCAGTTTCCTGAGGATGTTTAAGATACCAAATGGATagggagtggaaaaaaaatacacttctgaGTGTGTAAATCAGGCAAATAAAATAGTGAAATGTCATGCAGGTCTTTTTTTATCCATATTCTTCCAATAAATAGCTAAACTTTTCTGAAGACACCATATCAAGGATTATAATCTTCAGGTACTATAAAGAGATCAATGTTTCTGCTGTGGCATATATCTACTGGCACTGGTTACAGTTCTGTACATTGATTGTgtgaaaaccagtctgtgggtgctGCCTAACATCATAAAGGCTGGTCATACCAGCTAGGACAAAAGCTATGCCATCTAGTACTACTAATGTGAGTCACTAAAGTACAACTGAatgaaacaagcaaaaaatgAACCTCCCTGCACCAATCCAAAGGGTGGAAGGATGCTGGGAACAACATATTTCTGGTATCTGATTTTTCTCAGTTCttatgtttctcttttgtttctgttcttacATACCAGAGTGCATAAATAATGGCTCTTCTAAAGAAGATACAGCTTCCAGACATTCCCATTCTCCTTTCCTCAAAATCACTTTGTACTTTGAAAACTTATCTTACTCTAGTCATGCTTCTGCAGGTTTGAGGCTAATATTAAAGGTTGTTTTTTGAGTTGCTGGTTaaggggcaggggaagggttTGGTCTCATAGTGCATGTCTTTGCACCATGTATATGTTTAGGTAAGGGAAAATTAGTCCTCATACTGCATTTAAAAGAGAGAAGATTAACCAAGGGGTTCTTTTAAGACTTACTATGTTATTAAGAATTCTTTTTAAGACTTACTATGTTGCAAAAACAATTGTGTTCATAATTTTGAAAGTGTCCTGAGCTACTTGATTccaatttcctgtatttcttgcACATATTCTTCACCAGTTGTTGCAATCAAATACTAAGTTTTAtcaaaaagcatgtttttcctgctttataaAAACTAGTATCAGAATAATACTGTCTGAATTCTTCAAAATTTCAGTGGATCAAAGAGCTTATATTTTTAAGCCACTTTATCTAGCTGCTTAGTATAATGCAAGTGTTTCAGTTACCTGTAATTTCCATActtccaaaatgttttcttttaaacacttAAATTTAACTTAGAAGGTGACATCATGAAAAGGAAGAGACTGTTCAGTTACGGTGTGATACATGTACAATTCATACATGACCGCTTTTTCTCTGTGCTATAATACTTTGAGCGAAATCTATGTTCTGGGTTTTGGTTACCCTCAAACAAAAACGTACTTTACCTGTTTCTATGGTGCTATTGCTGAAGATAGAAATCTAAGTTCAAACTTgccttattttttgtttaagctACTTTAACAGCAGCATAGGGGCACTTCTCTGCTAATCAAGCAGCTAGTTCTTCTCATTAGACTTCattatcagtttatttttatctctAAAGTAATCCAAGCAATTACTATTGCGAAAGAAACAactttttcaaaagcttctgttgtggtttaaccccagctgggaactaagcaccacacagctgcttgcacAGATGGTCCTGAAGTTACAGCTCCAATTTCctaaaaccagcacagctaCATAAACTTTGTTTAAATTGTGAGCAGCTcttgaaattaatattaatttcccAAAGAACTTTAAGAGTGTCTTCaaacagtgggtttttttatttgttcttaaCTGTATCTCATTACAATGAGGTGGGATCTGATGTGTGTTTGTCTTTACAGTGACCCAGCAATGAAGCAGTTTCTGCTCTACTTGGATGAGTCAAATGCATTGGGAAAGAAGTTCATCATACAAGACCTGGATGAAACTCATGTCTTTGTATTAGCCGAGTTGGTTAACTTCCTCCAGGAGAGAGTGGGCGAGTTAATGGACCAGAACTCTTTTCCTATTACTCAGAAGTAAAAAGACTAGAGAAATGAGATTACTGTGAGTTTTGGAATAGTGTATTTCAATAGCTTGGGTTGTTACTGTTTTAATAGATACACTGCGGTTAGTAAGTTCTACATGGAAGTGGCTACTCTAGAAAATGGATCATTTTCATAGGCAAAATACTCTTGAattggattttatttctcattttgaaagATTATGGTATCTTTATTAAAATCCTTAAAATGATACACTTGAGGACTTGCCTAGAGAATTTTTGGTGCATgctctctgtttttcctttagaaTTTTTATCTTGTAAGGTGTTATGACTCAAAAATTAGAGTAGTGTTGCTGTTTTGGAATGCTATATGAACTCCTCTGACATGTTACATTCCTGTGGAATTGATTAAATCTGGTTATAGTGTGACTGAGAGAATATAAAGAGTGTCTGTTAAAGTATGATCTGTGCTTGATGGAACATTTCCATAAGTTGACGGCATGGTCAGATACTGTTTTAACTTAATGGCTTTTGTACACCAAAATGAAAGTTGGtgtgaggttttgggggggggggggggtgttagttgttcttgtgtttttttggtttggggttctggggttgttttttttttcaaacattttacaAATGCTCCATACTACTTGCCTACTTTCACCAAGGCTAtcctttgttttgtgttgttccGGGTTTGGGGAGTGGTGGTGGGAATCTAGGTGTTTGGAGGGGAAGTGGGGATGTGAGGGGATGGGGACGACAAAATCCATTATCTCAGATCATTCCATTTTAACTGTAAATTGATTACTTGCATATCAACAATACCAAATTGAAGGGGTAACAAATGGGAGACCAGTCATTTAGATACaattgtttgtatttttccactGAAGCTAATACCTAGTCACAATAACACATGTGATCAGGAGGGGGAAATAAAGACTTAGTTGCTCTACCTGTGGATAAGAaagctggttttggtttttttgggggtgttcagtttttgttggttgttttttggtttgttttttttctttcttcagcttaGCCCTCCTCCCCTACTGCACtttgctgcaaagaaaatgcCTCATAATTTCATAGTTTGGGGGGCGGGGTTATACTGTATTTGTAACTCACTATCTCAGACACTGGCTTATTTAGTAAGTCAGTTAGTGCATGATGATAAAACCTGTGAAGATTTCTGTCTACAAATATGGCAGATACAgattacagaaacaaaaagaataacATGTATTACCTTTTCTCTTATCCTACTTCCTACTCAAAATAGTCAAATTTATTGGATCTATAAGTAATCATTTATAAATGAAAGACTTCTAGGATATTACTTCAAAAGGAAGCTTGGTTTTCAGAGCTGCTCATGTACATCAGATAGATGCCATCTTTTTATCTTCGCGGAAAAAATGAGTGTAAATAGAAAGGCTTATATAAGGAACAGTTTTCTTTACTGACTCTCCcaccattgctttttttttcttgtccagTAGATACTGATATCAGAtttgttggtggttttgggttttttggcttttgtttgtttgtttttgttgttttgttttggggttttttttccccaggaataGGGAAGCTTCAGGAGCAAGTTTCATTAGATGTTTTTAATCACAAAGCTGTCCAAAGAAATTTCTGCAGAATTGCATATATTCAGGCTCATGTGGATGAACAAATAGCCCTGTGGAATTTAGCTTCATAGAACAATAGAAGAATAGAACAATGGGGTTTGGTCCAAGTTgtttcatctctttcttttacAAATGGATGCTTTCCCAGTCACACAGATCAAGAACCAGCTACACATCTTcacttgaaataaaaagttgaAATCTTGTATGAATGGTTTATGGTTCCTTAACTCTTTCTTGAGATTGGTCAAATGTTGACCTCATAACTGTTATTTTGTGGAACATAATTGGATACTCATTTAATGGAGAGATAATCAGTAGTCTTAACATGGCATGCTGGCttaatgtaatttattaaaaGTGTCTTAGATCCTTTGGAAACTTGGTTTATTTTCCATCCAGATTTTGACGAAATGTAGATGATCCCTCTCTCTTCGAATGACggtatttgaaaagtcatgttAGAATTACACCTGTTAAACTTACCTGTATTTAGCATGTCTAGTGCTACATTTCTATTGTGATTTTCCTTTTAAGTCTATGATAAACTTCTTGCAGTTCTTGGCTTTTTCTACTGGTAATTGTACAGCTTTATTGTTGCATTACCTGTGTTTTAGCTTACATTTTCAGTGATAAATGGCTTATGTAATACAGAGGGATAAAAGTTCCAAACTGTATAAACTAAACAGTTAGGCATGCTCTCAATCTTTTTCGAGCAATCATGTTTATGGGTTTTAACTTCTAAACCTGTCAAGACTTAGATCCTTCCTGCAACCTAACCAGGCCTAACTGATTCTGTGCTGGAAGAGTAAACAAAAGATGCGAAGAAGCAAATTGGTATCTCCAAATGGGGTCTGAGGAGCTGAGTTCTCTGTAATTTCTAGGGAAAAAAGGGTCTTGAATCATGTAGTGTGGTGAAGGAAATCCAATGAGGAAGCTTGTAGAACTTCAGTACatgtatgtattaaaaaaaaaaaaccaaacacacaagGGTTTCTGGAGTTGAATAAAGTGGGACCccaggaagcttttttttttcttaaatgcataTAATCCTAAAACTTACATGCTTTTaagaatacatatatatattggCCAGATGGGAGAAAAGTAGAtactagctttaaaaatatcaagACATTTTGAGATAGTTAACATTTACACTGAtagattttaaatgttttcactgGCTTTCATTTAGGTGTGAAATATTATTGGTGAGTGGAGCTTGGAATTAAACATTGTGTTAAGAAtatcttattatttttaaaggctggAAG from Haliaeetus albicilla chromosome 7, bHalAlb1.1, whole genome shotgun sequence encodes:
- the GTF2H5 gene encoding general transcription factor IIH subunit 5 isoform X2 — encoded protein: MRTAQRPPAGAVTPSSGKRSAVAAEISSVYVCNPKQELFLSPLPVSVCARAEKMVNVLKGVLIECDPAMKQFLLYLDESNALGKKFIIQDLDETHVFVLAELVNFLQERVGELMDQNSFPITQK
- the GTF2H5 gene encoding general transcription factor IIH subunit 5 isoform X1, whose translation is MVNVLKGVLIECDPAMKQFLLYLDESNALGKKFIIQDLDETHVFVLAELVNFLQERVGELMDQNSFPITQK